GTTCATGAGAAAGTCAAGTACATCATCGATTTCTTCATCGGCTTCCAAGTAATCGGGATTTTCCATCATATACTCTGAAATTTCACTGGAAGCATACTCCTTCAACACTTCTTCAAAAGACCTGGAAAACGGTTTACCCAAAGCTACTTCTTTCTGGGCTTCTTCTGATACTAACTGCATGAATTTTTTGGCTGAAAAATATCCAACCAGGCGCTGCTCCAGGTCAACAACCGGCACTCCATCGATTTTTCTGCGATCCAGAAAATGGAGCACTTCGGAAAGCGGGTCGAAATCGTTTACTGTAAAAACTTCTGAAGACATAATTTCTTCAGCTAACACCGTTTTTGCCCCCTTTTAATTTTATCATTCCAGATTACCAGAAAAACTTTTTATAGTAATAACTGCTCGCTATCATCTTACACCAGAGAGCTCCCACCAGAAAACCGCCTATATGGGCAAACCAGGCGACACCCCCTGCATTGGGCAGAGCAAAGGAAAAAACCCCATACATTATCTGCAGAAAAATCCACAAAAG
This portion of the Thermatribacter velox genome encodes:
- a CDS encoding HPP family protein yields the protein MLAEEIMSSEVFTVNDFDPLSEVLHFLDRRKIDGVPVVDLEQRLVGYFSAKKFMQLVSEEAQKEVALGKPFSRSFEEVLKEYASSEISEYMMENPDYLEADEEIDDVLDFLMNTDMEVVPVIKEGKVAGVIYRARFLNALLKNKGK